Proteins from one Spirochaetota bacterium genomic window:
- a CDS encoding T9SS type A sorting domain-containing protein: protein DNALTSFSCSLNGGTAVTTNIAPYTSSLSLDIVFPTFGTNSVLLTAVDLAGNTNVSNAVFIATRSDLGFSSVPNPYRGEGEIVFLNVSAGATVKIYTISGLLLRTIPESGLTAMWDGKDKNSRNVSPGIYICTMKRADGSSVTTKVMITRTRH from the coding sequence CCGATAATGCACTGACATCGTTCAGCTGCAGCCTGAACGGCGGCACGGCGGTCACTACGAATATAGCGCCCTATACCAGCTCGCTTTCATTGGACATCGTGTTCCCGACATTCGGGACCAACAGCGTTCTCCTTACGGCGGTCGACCTCGCGGGGAATACGAACGTATCCAATGCCGTTTTTATCGCCACACGTTCCGATCTCGGATTCTCTTCAGTGCCCAATCCGTACCGCGGCGAAGGGGAGATCGTTTTCCTCAACGTATCCGCCGGCGCCACCGTGAAGATTTACACGATATCCGGGCTCCTCCTGCGGACGATACCCGAATCGGGACTGACGGCCATGTGGGACGGGAAGGATAAGAACAGCAGGAACGTATCGCCGGGAATATATATCTGCACGATGAAAAGGGCGGACGGATCGTCCGTGACAACAAAGGTGATGATAACGCGGACTCGTCACTGA
- a CDS encoding tetratricopeptide repeat protein produces the protein MNGIPIKRIALLLTIAAITLSAVTESERNKAVNDAVAMLKRRDLDGVIAKLEPIQKDILTVKQGALCLAEAYYYRKKYVLAETMYVAVLGLSPDDTEELTVLTALGNIYVAVKDYSKGIPIFEKILVKRPGDLTITFNLALLYKFKGEIPQAIKNFESVLAADAGNADAVKQLVSIYQERGDEEKALDILRSAIAKSKNEDIRAAYNNIIVGRNLKKGNEFFEKKDYQSAIKMYEEIVAVDATATGVIFRLANAYFNNNDYAKALTTLLSLKENKEILGDAESAYPYYKLLTLTYYEQKKYDAVIDMGKKALAYRATDFDVLKAIGRCYETQNDYTRALDYYAKAAAANPRDLKILHWAAVLLARDKRYGEAMKELERARSGGYRDAEAETLYKDVAIAYFVAAGNTLYNEVKDTTNVSAPAVRTKLDAAAERYRKALDVERRPVVLISLANVSILTKSYPDAEQSLKEALGKDRNYVGAYLSLARLYGEQARSNEQASVLADLEKLESSATPDVMYQIAVNYEQSGENRKAYDIFMKLRENASFGAKANEHIGVIIYNRGVKAFNDRELDRAEQFFKEVFTYQPSSKDAEFGIRKVADERKRMRLKQMIAEADRLYDDAEYAAAIPKYEAVLGVEENLRNVSMNLAFACFKSKKYYNAITVLQGLVTKNEKDKDAIVLLGRSSTKINDYKNAELFFRKAIDLDQNDGEVHRYLGELYRDRGDTDRAFSEFKRAKEISLKDTENYNVDASVLLGNMYYAKSNYEMAMAEYLEVLKIKPEHPVANVNLGFIYYKKNNLTKALEYIKRGYILKDSPIYKQNLGKVYFFMQEYAAAVAELRSAYAIVKYDPPDETIDYKWWYAKSLAALYKVQKGDRDLVLAYLAECGTNRFDERVRYLSRLERLAIEGKQLSVFENNENVDLKLPPVVYGDKQYLVTAENDIVCQALESEMTVWRTNESAPLSAPLAAGRHLFYGLESKTVVARKLDTGEKAWELRDFYADRYVAIGNTLLCAVRDRNEVVAVRDGSKAWTKSFAADGPTAIAVAGELLFVKAKASFSVLRPEGGDVIVRGEALKYTPIAAVSTPEHIAVFGDSGRGTTIVSVYEADGKAAGETTVNGVISATVAPAASGKTAVFATADGRLAMISLSVQKSAWNVETGRLDSLAYQDGKLYVTMGKTLKLISPLNGAVLSTLPIASDDNKFITIYAKK, from the coding sequence ATGAACGGCATTCCCATAAAACGCATAGCGCTCCTCCTTACGATAGCGGCGATAACGCTCTCAGCCGTGACCGAAAGCGAACGCAATAAAGCGGTCAACGATGCGGTGGCCATGCTTAAGCGCCGCGATCTCGACGGCGTCATCGCCAAGCTCGAGCCTATCCAGAAGGACATACTTACCGTCAAGCAGGGTGCGCTCTGTCTCGCCGAGGCGTACTACTACCGTAAGAAATACGTGCTTGCGGAGACGATGTACGTCGCCGTGCTCGGGCTCTCGCCCGACGATACCGAAGAGCTCACCGTGCTCACGGCACTCGGCAATATCTATGTCGCCGTGAAGGATTACAGCAAGGGCATACCGATATTCGAGAAAATACTCGTCAAACGCCCGGGCGATCTTACCATCACCTTCAATCTCGCGCTCCTGTACAAATTCAAGGGTGAGATACCGCAGGCGATAAAGAATTTCGAGTCCGTGCTTGCCGCCGATGCGGGTAATGCGGACGCGGTGAAGCAGCTCGTTTCCATATATCAGGAACGCGGCGACGAGGAAAAGGCGCTCGATATACTCCGCTCGGCCATCGCGAAATCGAAGAACGAGGATATACGCGCCGCGTACAACAACATCATCGTCGGGCGCAATCTGAAGAAAGGCAACGAGTTCTTCGAGAAGAAGGATTATCAGTCCGCCATAAAGATGTACGAAGAGATAGTCGCTGTCGACGCGACCGCGACCGGCGTCATCTTCCGTCTCGCCAACGCCTATTTCAACAATAACGATTACGCAAAAGCGCTCACCACGCTCCTTTCGCTCAAAGAGAACAAGGAAATACTCGGGGATGCGGAAAGCGCCTACCCGTACTACAAACTGCTCACGCTCACGTATTATGAGCAGAAAAAATACGATGCGGTGATAGATATGGGCAAGAAAGCCCTCGCCTATCGCGCGACGGACTTCGATGTGCTCAAGGCCATCGGCCGATGCTATGAAACGCAGAACGATTACACCCGCGCCCTTGATTATTACGCAAAAGCGGCTGCCGCCAACCCCCGCGACCTCAAGATACTGCATTGGGCCGCGGTGCTCCTCGCCCGCGACAAACGCTACGGCGAAGCGATGAAGGAGCTCGAACGCGCCCGCAGCGGCGGCTACCGCGATGCCGAAGCGGAAACGCTTTACAAGGACGTCGCCATCGCCTATTTCGTCGCTGCAGGGAATACGCTCTACAACGAAGTGAAGGATACGACCAATGTGTCTGCACCGGCGGTGAGAACGAAGCTCGATGCTGCTGCGGAGCGTTACCGAAAAGCCCTCGATGTGGAACGGCGCCCGGTCGTGCTCATATCGCTCGCCAACGTGTCCATCCTTACGAAAAGCTATCCCGACGCGGAGCAGAGCCTCAAGGAAGCGCTCGGCAAGGACCGGAACTACGTCGGGGCGTATCTCTCGCTCGCCCGCCTCTACGGCGAACAGGCGAGAAGCAATGAGCAGGCGTCCGTGCTCGCCGACCTCGAAAAGCTCGAATCGTCGGCAACGCCCGATGTGATGTACCAGATAGCGGTGAACTACGAGCAGTCCGGCGAGAACAGGAAGGCATACGATATCTTCATGAAATTGCGGGAGAACGCATCGTTCGGCGCGAAGGCCAATGAGCATATCGGCGTCATTATCTACAACCGCGGCGTAAAGGCGTTCAATGACCGCGAGCTTGACCGTGCCGAGCAGTTCTTCAAGGAAGTGTTCACCTATCAGCCGTCGTCCAAGGATGCGGAATTCGGCATACGCAAGGTGGCGGACGAGCGCAAGCGCATGCGCTTGAAACAGATGATAGCCGAAGCGGACAGGCTCTACGACGACGCGGAATACGCCGCCGCCATACCGAAGTACGAGGCGGTGCTCGGTGTCGAGGAGAATCTCCGTAATGTATCGATGAACCTCGCCTTCGCCTGCTTCAAATCGAAGAAATACTACAATGCAATAACCGTGCTCCAGGGACTCGTGACGAAGAACGAGAAGGATAAGGACGCCATTGTGCTCCTCGGCCGCTCCTCGACGAAGATCAACGACTACAAGAACGCCGAGCTGTTCTTCCGCAAGGCGATCGATCTCGATCAGAACGACGGCGAGGTGCACCGCTACCTGGGAGAGCTCTACCGCGACCGCGGCGATACCGACAGGGCGTTCAGTGAATTCAAGCGCGCCAAGGAGATATCGCTCAAGGATACCGAGAATTACAACGTGGACGCATCGGTACTGCTCGGGAATATGTACTACGCGAAATCGAACTATGAGATGGCGATGGCGGAATATCTTGAGGTGCTTAAGATCAAGCCGGAACATCCGGTGGCGAACGTCAATCTCGGTTTCATCTATTACAAGAAGAACAATCTCACCAAGGCGCTTGAATACATAAAACGCGGCTACATACTCAAGGACTCCCCCATCTACAAGCAGAACCTCGGCAAAGTGTATTTCTTCATGCAGGAATACGCCGCTGCGGTGGCGGAGCTCCGTTCGGCATACGCCATCGTCAAATACGACCCGCCCGATGAGACCATCGATTACAAGTGGTGGTACGCGAAATCGCTCGCGGCGCTCTACAAGGTCCAGAAGGGCGACCGCGATCTCGTGCTCGCGTATCTCGCCGAATGCGGGACAAACCGTTTCGATGAGCGCGTGCGCTATCTTTCGCGCTTGGAACGCCTCGCCATCGAGGGCAAGCAGCTTTCGGTGTTCGAGAACAATGAGAACGTCGATCTGAAACTCCCGCCGGTCGTATACGGCGACAAGCAATACCTCGTGACCGCTGAGAACGACATCGTCTGTCAGGCGCTCGAATCGGAAATGACCGTCTGGCGTACCAATGAGTCCGCCCCGCTTTCGGCTCCGCTCGCCGCCGGGCGTCATCTCTTCTACGGACTTGAAAGCAAGACCGTCGTCGCACGAAAGCTCGACACGGGCGAGAAGGCTTGGGAACTTCGCGATTTTTACGCGGACCGCTATGTCGCTATCGGCAATACGCTTCTCTGCGCAGTGCGGGACCGAAATGAGGTCGTTGCCGTTCGCGATGGTTCGAAAGCGTGGACGAAATCGTTCGCCGCGGACGGTCCGACAGCGATAGCCGTTGCGGGTGAGCTCCTGTTCGTAAAAGCCAAGGCATCGTTCTCCGTGCTGCGCCCCGAGGGCGGCGATGTCATCGTGCGCGGCGAGGCGCTCAAGTATACGCCCATTGCCGCTGTCAGTACGCCCGAGCATATCGCCGTATTCGGCGACAGCGGACGCGGAACGACCATCGTTTCCGTATATGAGGCGGACGGCAAGGCCGCCGGGGAAACAACGGTCAACGGCGTGATATCTGCCACCGTAGCGCCTGCCGCGAGCGGAAAGACCGCCGTGTTCGCGACAGCGGACGGACGCCTTGCGATGATATCGCTCTCGGTGCAGAAGAGCGCCTGGAACGTTGAGACAGGCCGGCTCGATTCGCTCGCCTATCAGGACGGGAAACTGTATGTGACGATGGGCAAGACGCTTAAGCTCATCTCTCCCCTGAACGGTGCCGTGCTCTCCACGCTCCCGATAGCGTCCGACGACAACAAGTTCATCACGATATACGCGAAAAAATAG
- a CDS encoding lysophospholipid acyltransferase family protein — MRKAIGRFIKFNVIPPIIAFLVKAIYRSLSIEVIGGERIINGPSIVGIWHSDFFIYAGFATTYLNDMVIMTSYSDDGELLSRIIKRLRGDTVRGDERRHGARALIQIMDAYKRGNHIVFALDGPLGPRRKAKAGCLFACRKLGKPLLPVISTAVPAWRFNSWDRMFIPKPFSRARLIFGEPIQFPEGESDANALLRIEQAMEALYQRHELFTENAQ; from the coding sequence ATGCGAAAAGCCATCGGTCGTTTCATCAAATTCAACGTCATCCCTCCCATTATTGCCTTTCTCGTAAAAGCGATATACCGATCACTATCCATAGAGGTCATCGGGGGAGAGCGCATCATCAATGGACCGTCCATCGTGGGCATATGGCATTCGGATTTTTTCATCTACGCGGGGTTCGCAACGACATACCTCAACGACATGGTGATAATGACGAGCTACTCCGATGACGGCGAACTGCTCTCGCGCATCATCAAACGCCTGCGCGGGGATACCGTACGCGGGGATGAGCGCCGCCACGGCGCACGCGCACTCATTCAGATAATGGATGCGTATAAAAGGGGCAATCACATCGTCTTCGCCCTCGATGGCCCGCTCGGTCCGCGGCGTAAGGCGAAGGCGGGGTGCCTCTTCGCCTGCAGGAAGCTCGGCAAGCCCCTCCTCCCGGTGATATCGACGGCCGTACCCGCGTGGCGTTTCAACTCATGGGACAGGATGTTCATTCCCAAGCCGTTCTCCCGTGCGCGGCTTATCTTCGGCGAGCCCATCCAATTTCCCGAGGGGGAAAGCGACGCCAACGCCCTGCTTCGCATCGAACAGGCGATGGAAGCGCTCTATCAACGGCATGAACTTTTCACGGAGAATGCACAATGA
- a CDS encoding DUF4380 domain-containing protein, which produces MKVLCSIIIAAFFLGCGLSHDITAEKKLLKLKSRSLELGILTNVGGRIALLREAGGPNMMDSDNTLWGIPPPVPPLGALKKEYREYGGTIVWTGPHSRWWQEQSIHPAKKRSKGKWPWPPDPYLSFDHFRIVTNDGSSVILAGGVSPVSGVQLRKEISVGQHVRLRTSAANGRGTSLTRDLWTATMLGADARIFVPVTDHKSVRFMTRSLRTNIVWDIVGDMLIAGIRPFRTNAFIESDKAFITPREGYAAVCNGKRIWLITFTLPPYGSVSPEHGAIEISAEAKDTRAASGFMLSRHSALTDIPPGGVLSWEEEWHILPYTGAAADAERIAFITRSAERILEERSLAGSMR; this is translated from the coding sequence ATGAAAGTGCTCTGCTCGATCATCATCGCCGCCTTTTTCCTTGGATGCGGTCTCTCCCATGACATCACCGCGGAAAAGAAACTTCTGAAACTGAAAAGCCGCTCCCTCGAGCTCGGCATACTCACCAATGTCGGCGGGCGTATCGCCCTTCTCCGTGAAGCGGGCGGACCGAATATGATGGATTCCGACAATACCCTCTGGGGCATACCGCCGCCCGTACCGCCTCTGGGCGCGTTGAAAAAGGAATACCGCGAATACGGCGGCACCATCGTATGGACAGGCCCGCACAGCCGCTGGTGGCAGGAGCAGTCGATACACCCCGCGAAGAAACGTTCCAAGGGCAAATGGCCATGGCCGCCCGACCCCTATCTTTCATTCGACCATTTCCGCATCGTGACGAACGATGGCAGCTCCGTCATCCTTGCAGGCGGCGTGAGCCCTGTAAGCGGCGTCCAGCTCAGAAAGGAGATATCCGTCGGCCAGCACGTTCGGCTGCGCACGAGCGCCGCCAACGGGCGCGGCACATCGCTTACGCGCGACCTGTGGACGGCGACGATGCTCGGTGCGGACGCACGCATCTTCGTGCCTGTCACGGACCACAAAAGCGTGCGGTTCATGACGCGCTCGCTTCGGACGAACATCGTCTGGGATATCGTCGGCGACATGCTCATCGCAGGCATACGCCCGTTCAGAACGAATGCCTTCATCGAAAGCGATAAAGCGTTCATCACACCGCGCGAGGGGTACGCCGCCGTCTGTAACGGGAAAAGGATATGGCTCATCACGTTCACGCTGCCGCCGTACGGATCGGTATCCCCGGAGCACGGCGCCATTGAGATATCGGCGGAGGCGAAGGACACACGAGCGGCATCCGGCTTCATGCTGTCGCGGCACAGCGCGCTCACCGACATCCCCCCCGGCGGTGTTCTCTCCTGGGAAGAGGAATGGCATATACTGCCGTATACCGGCGCCGCTGCCGATGCCGAACGCATCGCATTCATCACACGATCGGCCGAGCGCATCCTCGAAGAACGCTCGCTCGCAGGTTCAATGCGATGA
- a CDS encoding nuclear transport factor 2 family protein: MMNVRGYAELIFSSMNSRDLSSLEAHLAENAVFDFPGTALVEGRRRIAVFLRMLFRKYPKLSFTIDDIIVDGTDAVAVWHNEGVHADGSPYANRGVTLIRTDGSAITFISDYFKDTSFIRHQHV, from the coding sequence ATGATGAACGTCCGCGGATATGCCGAGCTCATATTCTCTTCCATGAACAGCCGCGATCTCTCATCGCTCGAAGCGCATCTGGCCGAGAACGCCGTGTTCGACTTCCCCGGTACCGCCCTTGTCGAAGGCAGGCGGCGCATCGCCGTCTTTCTCAGGATGCTCTTCCGTAAATACCCGAAGCTCAGTTTCACTATCGATGATATCATCGTCGATGGCACGGACGCGGTCGCTGTCTGGCACAATGAAGGCGTGCACGCGGACGGCTCCCCGTACGCCAATCGCGGCGTCACGCTGATACGTACCGACGGCAGCGCGATAACCTTCATAAGCGACTATTTCAAAGACACATCCTTCATCCGGCACCAGCACGTATGA
- a CDS encoding flavodoxin family protein → MKALIISGSPRTNGNTAHMAAAFCRGAEEAGITVDSINAQQANIRPCRGCLRCNLIKYCAIQNDDWPDMSRRIREADILVFATPIYFHHMSAPMKLILDRFRSFVRVRLTEGPNSYTPHEPWKKRFILFAAMGSSDSADAAPIIDLFTFMVRIMGAGNTLDTIAATRLAVNRQIAMNADELAAQYEKLGLSASLAADDAARNKAILSQCYVLGTGRAKRARAKDGDLCSRGTGSAP, encoded by the coding sequence ATGAAAGCGCTTATCATCAGCGGCAGCCCGCGGACGAACGGCAATACGGCGCATATGGCGGCTGCGTTTTGCCGCGGGGCGGAAGAGGCCGGCATAACGGTCGACAGTATCAATGCACAGCAGGCGAACATTCGTCCCTGCAGGGGCTGTCTCAGATGCAATCTTATCAAATACTGCGCCATACAGAACGATGATTGGCCGGATATGAGCCGACGCATCCGAGAGGCGGATATCCTCGTGTTCGCAACACCGATCTATTTCCACCATATGAGCGCGCCGATGAAGCTGATACTTGACCGCTTCCGATCGTTCGTGCGTGTTCGTCTCACCGAAGGGCCGAACAGCTACACGCCGCATGAACCATGGAAAAAAAGGTTCATCCTCTTCGCCGCGATGGGGTCGTCGGACAGCGCCGATGCGGCGCCGATCATCGATCTGTTCACCTTCATGGTGCGGATAATGGGTGCGGGAAATACGCTCGATACGATCGCAGCGACACGACTTGCGGTCAATCGCCAGATAGCCATGAACGCGGACGAACTTGCCGCGCAATACGAAAAGCTCGGGCTCTCGGCATCCCTTGCCGCAGATGATGCCGCACGCAACAAAGCGATATTATCACAGTGCTATGTACTGGGCACAGGACGTGCCAAGAGAGCACGAGCCAAGGATGGCGATTTGTGCTCACGGGGCACAGGATCTGCCCCGTGA